From a single Syngnathus scovelli strain Florida chromosome 2, RoL_Ssco_1.2, whole genome shotgun sequence genomic region:
- the LOC125988731 gene encoding receptor activity-modifying protein 1, producing the protein MESGWLLKAVCVAFFINGVSGCDRGLYEKVIDDFCLINFKSDMGAMDKRLWCSWPDTTQIYEELTNCTYQVALRMDCFWPDQIVDRFFARIHRDYFLDCPPTGRLIRDPPASVLAPFIGVPILVTLLVTALVVWRSKHTEGVL; encoded by the exons ATGGAGAGCGGTTGGTTGCTCAAGGCGGTTTGCGTGGCGTTCTTCATCAACG GTGTGTCTGGCTGCGACCGAGGACTCTACGAGAAAGTCATCGACGATTTCTGTTTGATTAACTTCAAGTCGGACATGGGGGCAATGGACAAACGTCTGTGGTGCAGCTGGCCGGacaccacgca GATCTACGAGGAACTGACTAACTGCACCTACCAGGTGGCCTTGAGGATGGACTGCTTCTGGCCCGATCAGATAGTGGACCGCTTCTTTGCGAGGATCCACAGAGACTACTTTCTTGACTGCCCGCCGACCGGCCGGCTCATCCGCGACCCGCCGGCTAGCGTCCTTGCTCCATTCATCGGCGTGCCCATATTGGTCACGTTGCTCGTGACAGCCCTGGTGGTGTGGAGGAGTAAACACACAGAGGGTGTTCTATAG
- the LOC125988729 gene encoding uncharacterized protein, whose protein sequence is MKPTHPEVYLTWSRGKYDQSVACIYQDVMAFRLFEKSAHVAAYLQYRVTPYELINKIMDFMGPKRQNKFNLAVDVGCGNGKGTVLLAPYFKQVVGTDVSPAQLELARAKSTSSNVSYRPSPAEELPFKSSQVDLVTAMTAAHWFDRPRFLKEVERVLKPKGCLAVLGNFMERELEYGDATSTLNNICKEFYAALLPFNHPCLRSCPSQIYFDMFESCSFPEKEWNGCQNIYRTVTVNSFIGLIETFTNYQNLKSQDAVKAERLSDDIRNKLTAAMQVSSPDTELTMKIKYFYMLARKP, encoded by the exons ATGAAACCAACCCATCCTGAGGTTTACCTGACGTGGAGTAGAGGCAAGTATGATCAGTCTGTCGCTTGCATCTACCAGGACGTCATGGCCTTTAGGTTGTTTGAGAAGAGCGCCCATGTGGCGGCCTACCTTCAATATAGAGTGACCCCTTATGAACTCATCAACAAAATTATGGATTTTATGGGACCAAAg AGGCAAAACAAGTTTAACCTGGCAGTGGATGTGGGCTGTGGAAACGGGAAGGGAACCGTACTCTTGGCTCCGTACTTCAAGCAGGTCGTCGGGACAGACGTGAGCCCCGCTCAACTGGAGCTGGCTCGGGCCAAAAGCACTTCTTCAAACGTCTCGTACAG GCCCAGTCCGGCAGAAGAACTGCCGTTTAAGTCCAGCCAGGTGGACCTGGTAACGGCCATGACGGCGGCCCACTGGTTCGATCGGCCTCGGTTCCTGAAGGAGGTTGAGCGGGTACTTAAGCCCAAGGGCTGCCTGGCCGTGCTGGGCAACTTCATGGAAAGGGAGCTGGAGTACGGAGACGCCACTAGCACACTTAACAACATCTGTAAAGag tTTTATGCAGCACTGCTTCCTTTTAATCACCCTTGTCTGAGATCCTGTCCGTCACAAATTTACTTCGACATGTTTGAATCCTGCTCCTTCCCGGAAAAAGAGTG GAACGGCTGTCAAAATATTTACAGGACGGTGACTGTCAACAGTTTTATTGGTTTGATCGAGACATTTACTAACTACCAAAATCTGAAGAGCCAGGATGCCGTCAAGGCCGAGCGACTCTCTGACGACATCAGAAACAA GCTGACGGCTGCCATGCAGGTGTCCTCGCCAGACACGGAGCTCACCATGAAGATCAAGTATTTCTACATGCTGGCACGAAAACCGTGA